One part of the Eptesicus fuscus isolate TK198812 chromosome 20, DD_ASM_mEF_20220401, whole genome shotgun sequence genome encodes these proteins:
- the TMEM92 gene encoding transmembrane protein 92 → MSDAWVLRLLPTLLLGLLAGLQQAAARCNPFTCPDGFKCCGDTCCREYELFSGPIRIFIIIFLTLMPIICICGLARRFCPHCREQEPDPRMDHMRPPERPTAPPTERVTAVSIPEPPPSYSEIILKPDLGLPPLEPPPPYSLRPEEHSGVPRGIDNPAF, encoded by the exons ATGTCGGACGCCTGGGTCCTCCGCCTCTTACCCACCTTGCTGCTCGGCCTGCTGGCCGGCCTCCAACAG GCTGCAGCCAGATGTAACCCCTT CACCTGCCCTGACGGATTCAAATGCTGCGGTGACACCTGCTGCCGGGAGTATGAGCTCTTCTCCGGCCCCATTAG gatcttcatcatcatcttccTGACCTTGATGCCCATCATATGCATCTGCGGCCTGGCTAGGCGCTTCTGCCCCCACTGCAGAGAGCAGGAACCGGACCCCCGGATGGATCACATGAGGCCCCCAGAACGgcccaccgccccccccacaGAGAGGGTCACCGCGGTGTCCATCCCCGAGCCCCCACCCTCCTACAGTGAG ATTATTCTGAAGCCAGACCTGGGCCTGCCCCCGCTGGAGCCGCCCCCTCCCTACAGCCTCAGGCCTGAAGAACATTCTGGGGTCCCCAGAGGCATTGACAACCCAGCCTTCTGA
- the LOC103297063 gene encoding LOW QUALITY PROTEIN: TBC1 domain family member 25-like (The sequence of the model RefSeq protein was modified relative to this genomic sequence to represent the inferred CDS: substituted 1 base at 1 genomic stop codon), translating into MASACGSSDLASSGAPPPGPGVQAAEQEEEEQQEVVRVRVQKREGFLPPESRSFAVDPQITPLDVLQHILIRAFGLSGKTFDISYRGRDGLGQEVYLSLLCDGDLSTAFAAASRPHLQLRVDVGRAEDGPLLEGWDIISPADVPGPDVLLPEQRAPTATAALPFARFLLSQVGRTLSKVQQVLSWSYGREAKPFRPPLSEAEFRACLNPEGQLSRPEQLRLRVYHSGVEPALRKAVWQHLLNVLPDRLTARERKDYLESKSREYEQLKSEWAQRASPEDLDGIRSAVLRDVLRTDRAHPYYAGPEDGPHLRALHDLLTTYAVTHPQVSYRQGMSDLASPILAVMDHEGHAFLCFCGIMKRLAPNFHPDGSAMALKFTHLKLLLRHADPDFYQYLQEAGAHNLLFCYRWLLLELKREFAFDDALRMLEVSWSSLPPDPPEQEVELVGSPRPGADTGFSGCREQPLRQRHVARPAGGRGNASQDAVDHLARSSQEPGGGGQLLRQASLEDLQQLRDDSRPRKDPLAQLFHPTVLISSKSLSKALLNSSDALLFSSSRPGSPSSSSPPSSQEAFPAGDVAAGSLLMPEVGYPQDPGKSLPPPQELGQGNPFMLFLCLAILLEHRGQIMRNGLDYHEVAMHFDRLAGKHPLGRVLHRAKALFADYLQSYVXDSDEVTASS; encoded by the exons ATGGCTTCGGCCTGCGGGTCCTCAGACTTGGCCAGCTCCGGAGCACCCCCGCCTGGCCCGGGAGTCCAAGCGGCAgag caggaggaggaggagcagcaggaggtggTACGAGTCCGAGTCCAGAAACGTGAGGGCTTCTTGCCACCCGAGTCCCGCTCTTTCGCTGTGGACCCCCAGATCACCCCACTCGACGTGTTGCAGCACATCCTCATCCGGGCGTTTGGCTTGAGTGGGAAGACCTTTGACATCAGCTACCGGGGCCGGGATGGGCTGGGGCAGGAAGTCTACCTCTCACTCCTGTGTGACGGGGACCTCAGCACGGCCTTCGCCGCggcctccaggcctcacctgcagcTGCGGGTAGACGTGGGGCGCGCGGAGGACGGCCCGCTGCTGGAAGGCTGGGACATCATCAGCCCCGCGGATGTCCCTGGCCCGGACGTGCTGCTGCCCGAGCAGCGGGCACCCACGGCCACGGCGGCCCTGCCCTTCGCTCGGTTCCTCCTCTCCCAGGTGGGCCGCACCTTGTCCAAGGTCCAGCAGGTGCTGAGCTGGTCCTATGGGAGGGAGGCCAAGCCCTTCCGGCCTCCCCTGAGCGAGGCCGAGTTCCGCGCGTGCCTGAACCCCGAGGGCCAGCTCTCGCGCCCGGAGCAGCTGCGCCTGCGGGTCTACCACAGCGGGGTGGAGCCCGCCCTGCGCAAGGCGGTGTGGCAGCACCTGCTGAACGTGCTCCCGGACCGGCTGACAGCCCGCGAGCGGAAGGACTACCTGGAAAGCAAGAGCCGGGAGTACGAGCAGCTGAAGAGCGAGTGGGCGCAGCGAGCCAGCCCCGAGGACCTGGACGGCATCCGCAGCGCGGTCCTCCGGGATGTGCTGCGTACCGACCGGGCCCACCCCTACTACGCGGGGCCCGAGGACGGACCCCACCTGCGGGCGCTGCACGACCTGCTCACCACCTACGCCGTCACCCACCCGCAGGTGTCCTACCGCCAGGGCATGAGCGACCTGGCCTCGCCCATCCTGGCGGTGATGGACCACGAAGGCCACGCCTTCCTCTGCTTTTGCGGGATCATGAAGCGCCTGGCCCCCAACTTCCACCCGGACGGCTCGGCCATGGCCCTCAAGTTCACCCACCTCAAGCTGCTGCTGCGACACGCGGACCCCGACTTCTACCAGTACCTGCAGGAAGCGGGTGCCCACAATCTCCTCTTCTGCTACCGCTGGCTGCTGCTGGAGCTCAAGCGGGAGTTCGCCTTTGACGACGCCCTCCGCATGCTCGAGGTCAGCTGGAGCTCGCTGCCTCCCGATCCTCCTGAGCAGGAGGTAGAGCTGGTCGGGTCCCCCCGCCCAGGGGCAGACACTGGCTTCAGTGGCTGCAGGGAGCAGCCCCTGCGACAGAGGCACGTGGCCAGGCCTGCTGGTGGGAGAGGCAATGCTTCCCAAGACGCGGTGGACCACTTGGCCAGGAGCAGCCAGGAGCCTGGTGGTGGCGGGCAGCTCCTGAGACAAGCCAGCCTGGAGGACCTCCAGCAACTCAGGGATGACAGCCGCCCCAGGAAGGACCCTCTCGCCCAGCTTTTccacccaactgtcctcatcAGCTCCAAGTCCCTCTCCAAGGCCTTGCTGAACTCCTCAGAcgccctcctcttctcctcttcccGCCCCGGTTCCCCATCCTCCTCatctcccccatcctcccaggaGGCCTTTCCTGCTGGTGATGTGGCTGCGGGATCCCTTCTGATGCCAGAGGTGGGCTACCCACAAGACCCTGGGAAGTCCCTGCCACCGCcccaggagctgggccaggggaACCCATTCATGCTCTTTCTCTGCCTCGCCATCCTGTTAGAACACCGGGGTCAAATCATGAGAAACGGGCTGGATTACCACGAGGTGGCCATGCACTTTGACCGCCTCGCGGGAAAACACCCCCTGGGGCGTGTCCTACACCGGGCCAAGGCGCTCTTTGCTGATTACCTGCAGTCCTATGTGTGAGACTCAGATGAGGTCACAGCCTCATCTTGA